A single genomic interval of Halomonas sp. GT harbors:
- a CDS encoding asparaginase domain-containing protein, translated as MPRVLMLYTGGTIGMQPSPHGYVPCAGLAERLTAHLAMGDAGRLPSFDVLEMQPLIDSAELMPDAWNRLVAQLESHWQAYDAFIVLHGTDTMAYSASALSFMLGTLNKPVIFTGAQIPLGEPRSDALNNLVSALQLVIHSATPCEVSLAFHDRLLRGNRARKVRTQGLDAFDSPNFPWLAELGIAMSFPQPSALMSGLPDFTPIEVDEEAVAILPLYPGMSLHRAKLLLADERLKGLVLHSYGVGNPPSFEGELLRALTAANERGVALLNVTQCAQGEVVQGAYATGAALNQAGVIAGGDITLEAAVAKLTVLLGRGISGPALRKALSVSLRGECS; from the coding sequence ATGCCCCGCGTACTCATGCTCTACACCGGCGGTACCATTGGTATGCAGCCATCGCCACATGGGTATGTGCCTTGCGCGGGGCTGGCCGAGCGCTTAACCGCGCACTTAGCAATGGGCGATGCCGGCAGGCTACCATCGTTTGATGTGCTGGAAATGCAGCCTCTCATTGATAGTGCCGAGCTAATGCCCGACGCATGGAACCGTTTAGTGGCACAGTTAGAAAGCCACTGGCAAGCATACGATGCATTTATAGTGCTACATGGTACCGATACCATGGCGTATAGCGCCTCTGCGCTGTCGTTTATGCTCGGAACACTCAACAAGCCGGTGATCTTCACCGGCGCTCAAATTCCTTTGGGGGAGCCCCGCAGTGATGCACTGAATAATCTCGTCAGTGCACTGCAACTGGTGATCCACTCCGCGACACCTTGTGAAGTGAGTCTGGCCTTTCACGATCGACTGCTGCGCGGTAATCGCGCTCGCAAGGTACGCACTCAGGGGTTAGATGCCTTTGACTCTCCTAATTTCCCCTGGCTTGCCGAACTTGGCATCGCTATGTCTTTCCCTCAGCCCTCTGCGCTGATGAGCGGACTGCCTGACTTTACCCCCATTGAGGTGGATGAAGAGGCTGTTGCGATACTGCCTCTCTATCCCGGCATGTCGCTGCACCGCGCCAAGTTGCTTCTGGCCGATGAACGCCTAAAAGGCTTGGTTCTGCATAGCTACGGTGTGGGCAACCCGCCTAGTTTTGAAGGCGAGCTGTTAAGGGCGTTAACGGCTGCAAATGAACGAGGGGTCGCACTACTCAATGTGACGCAGTGTGCCCAAGGGGAGGTCGTGCAGGGAGCCTACGCCACCGGCGCAGCGCTGAACCAAGCCGGTGTGATTGCGGGAGGTGACATCACGCTGGAAGCCGCCGTTGCGAAACTGACGGTGCTATTAGGTCGTGGCATAAGCGGCCCTGCACTGCGCAAGGCGCTTAGCGTTTCACTACGGGGCGAGTGCAGCTAA
- the doeB gene encoding N(2)-acetyl-L-2,4-diaminobutanoate deacetylase DoeB, producing MTLQPNQLRPSPISATVDFDADGVQHGFLKLPISTDESAWGAVMIPITVVKNGEGSTALLTGGNHGDEYEGITSLLKLSSTLKAEEVSGRVIIVPCMNTPAVMAGKRTSPMDKGNLNRSFPGDPNGTVTSQIADYFTRVLVPISDVVLDLHSGGRTLDILPFGASHVLDDKSQQQAALEGAKAFGAPYAMVMFELDAEKLFDTACERQGKVFVATELGGGGTSTPQSIAIAERGVRNFLIHYGLVEGSVEMPEAGQMYLDMPDASCYVQSQHSGVLELLVALGDEVKKGQTIAYVYDMTRSGTAPVAYKAERDGILMARRAPSLINMGDTLAVIADVVERLEA from the coding sequence ATGACGCTCCAACCGAACCAACTGCGGCCCAGCCCTATTTCCGCCACTGTTGATTTCGACGCCGATGGCGTACAGCACGGCTTTTTAAAGCTGCCGATTTCGACCGATGAGTCTGCCTGGGGTGCGGTGATGATCCCTATCACTGTGGTTAAAAATGGCGAAGGCTCAACGGCACTGCTAACTGGCGGTAATCATGGCGATGAATATGAAGGCATAACGTCACTGTTAAAGCTCTCTTCCACGTTGAAAGCGGAAGAGGTAAGTGGTCGGGTGATTATTGTGCCGTGTATGAACACGCCAGCCGTCATGGCCGGAAAGCGCACGTCGCCGATGGATAAAGGCAACTTGAATCGTAGTTTTCCAGGGGATCCAAACGGCACCGTAACGTCGCAAATCGCTGATTATTTTACCCGCGTGCTGGTTCCTATTAGCGATGTAGTCCTCGATTTGCACTCTGGTGGCCGCACGCTGGATATATTGCCGTTCGGCGCTTCTCATGTTTTAGACGATAAGTCTCAACAGCAGGCGGCGCTGGAAGGCGCTAAAGCGTTCGGTGCTCCCTACGCGATGGTGATGTTTGAGCTAGATGCAGAAAAGCTGTTCGATACTGCCTGTGAGCGCCAAGGCAAAGTGTTTGTTGCCACTGAGCTTGGCGGCGGCGGTACGTCCACGCCTCAAAGTATTGCGATTGCTGAACGTGGTGTACGCAACTTTTTGATTCATTACGGCTTGGTGGAAGGCTCGGTAGAAATGCCTGAAGCAGGGCAAATGTATCTCGATATGCCAGATGCCAGCTGCTACGTGCAAAGCCAGCACTCTGGGGTGTTAGAGCTGTTAGTGGCGTTGGGTGATGAGGTGAAAAAAGGCCAAACCATTGCCTATGTCTACGATATGACCCGTAGCGGCACCGCTCCTGTGGCGTACAAAGCGGAGCGTGACGGCATATTGATGGCTCGCCGTGCGCCATCGTTGATCAATATGGGGGACACCCTGGCGGTGATTGCCGATGTTGTTGAACGCCTGGAAGCGTGA
- a CDS encoding lysine exporter LysO family protein, whose protein sequence is MFSGLLIVLLPLLLGYLVRVRSTRLLHLINRAVNGSVYLILLFMGVSLAGLENLSSQLSRLGGNALLLFSITTVFNLGALWWLSRQVALKAGSSPVVKNAPTSKLAAMQGSLMLVGVVAAGVIFGLLTGPLIGETLFTTADWLAEWVLYALLVLIGCQLRNSGMPLKQILLNRLGLAIAVTLALSSLLAGLLAAPLLSLSWNEGLAMASGFGWYSLSAILIGDQLGPLMGGVAFFNDLTRELLAFILIPLVIHRHTALAIGYGGATSMDFTLPVIQQHGGVACVPIAVVSGFILSLLSPPLILFFLSLSG, encoded by the coding sequence ATGTTTTCTGGATTACTGATTGTTTTATTGCCTCTCTTGTTAGGCTACTTAGTACGCGTTCGCTCCACCCGCTTACTTCATCTCATCAACCGAGCCGTTAATGGCTCGGTTTATTTGATACTGTTATTTATGGGTGTAAGCCTTGCGGGACTTGAAAACCTGAGCAGCCAACTTTCAAGATTAGGCGGTAACGCGCTGCTGCTATTTAGCATTACTACCGTGTTCAACTTGGGGGCACTGTGGTGGCTATCACGCCAAGTCGCTTTGAAAGCCGGTAGTTCACCGGTGGTGAAGAACGCTCCTACTAGCAAACTGGCTGCCATGCAGGGGTCACTCATGTTGGTAGGTGTGGTGGCCGCTGGCGTGATATTTGGTTTGCTAACTGGCCCTCTCATTGGGGAGACGCTGTTTACCACCGCCGACTGGCTAGCCGAATGGGTGCTATACGCACTGTTGGTGCTGATTGGCTGCCAGCTACGCAATTCCGGCATGCCACTTAAACAAATTTTGCTGAATCGCCTAGGGCTTGCCATCGCGGTCACCCTTGCGCTGAGCTCACTGCTGGCTGGCTTGTTAGCCGCACCGCTTCTCTCACTTAGTTGGAATGAAGGCTTAGCCATGGCGTCTGGCTTTGGCTGGTATTCGCTTTCGGCTATTTTGATTGGCGACCAACTTGGTCCATTAATGGGCGGCGTAGCGTTTTTCAACGACCTTACGCGCGAACTGCTGGCCTTTATTCTGATTCCCCTTGTTATCCATCGTCACACGGCGCTAGCCATTGGCTATGGCGGCGCTACCTCCATGGACTTCACTCTGCCGGTGATCCAGCAGCACGGCGGTGTGGCCTGCGTTCCTATCGCGGTGGTCAGCGGATTTATCCTGTCACTACTCTCTCCACCACTAATTCTGTTTTTTCTTTCGCTGTCGGGTTAG
- the doeA gene encoding ectoine hydrolase DoeA (DoeA (degradation of ectoine A) is also called EutD (ectoine utilization D).), whose translation MTEVSLPFTREEYANRLWKVRAEMAGRGIDVLIVSDPSNMAWLTGYDGWSFYVHQCVLVGLEGEPVWFGRRMDANGALRTCWIDPDNITYYPDYYVQNPDMHPMEYLAQSIMPDRGWHTGVVGMEMDNYYFSAKAYQSLLRELPHARFMDANALVNWCRAIKSPQEIAYMRVAAKIVEGMHTRILEVIEPGLPKSKLVSEIYRVGIEGFVDENGKVFGGDYPAIVPMLPTGKDAAAPHLTWDDTPFRKGEGTFFEIAGVFKRYHAPMSRTVFLGTPPTDFIRAESALLEGIESGLAVAKPGNRTADIAMALGAAMDKYGFDRGGARCGYPIGISYPPDWGERTMSLRPSDDTILQPGMTFHFMPGLWVEDWGLEITESILITENGCETLANFPRQLFVK comes from the coding sequence ATGACTGAGGTTTCCCTGCCTTTCACACGTGAAGAGTATGCTAATCGCTTGTGGAAGGTGCGTGCAGAAATGGCTGGCCGTGGCATTGACGTGCTGATCGTCAGTGACCCCTCCAACATGGCGTGGTTGACCGGCTACGACGGTTGGTCATTTTACGTTCATCAATGCGTATTGGTGGGCCTTGAAGGCGAACCTGTATGGTTTGGCCGCCGTATGGATGCCAACGGCGCGCTGCGCACCTGCTGGATAGACCCCGATAATATTACCTACTATCCGGATTACTATGTTCAAAATCCGGATATGCATCCAATGGAGTATCTTGCCCAATCGATTATGCCCGACCGTGGCTGGCATACCGGTGTAGTGGGCATGGAGATGGATAACTACTACTTCTCTGCTAAAGCCTATCAAAGCCTTTTGCGTGAGCTTCCTCATGCGCGTTTTATGGATGCCAACGCACTTGTGAATTGGTGCAGGGCGATTAAGTCGCCGCAAGAAATAGCTTATATGCGTGTGGCAGCAAAAATTGTTGAAGGGATGCACACGCGTATTTTGGAAGTTATTGAACCCGGCTTGCCAAAGAGTAAGCTGGTGTCGGAAATTTATCGCGTCGGCATCGAGGGGTTTGTCGACGAGAATGGCAAAGTGTTTGGCGGTGATTACCCAGCTATTGTTCCGATGCTGCCAACCGGTAAAGACGCTGCTGCGCCGCACCTTACCTGGGACGACACGCCATTTCGCAAAGGCGAGGGCACTTTCTTTGAAATTGCTGGTGTCTTCAAGCGCTACCACGCGCCGATGTCGCGCACCGTATTTTTAGGAACGCCGCCGACAGACTTTATTCGTGCTGAATCCGCTTTGCTGGAAGGTATTGAGAGTGGGTTGGCCGTGGCTAAGCCGGGAAACCGTACGGCAGATATTGCTATGGCGCTAGGTGCGGCGATGGATAAATACGGTTTTGACCGTGGTGGCGCGCGCTGTGGCTATCCCATTGGTATCTCGTACCCACCAGATTGGGGCGAGCGCACAATGAGTTTACGCCCCTCTGACGACACTATCCTTCAGCCCGGCATGACATTTCACTTCATGCCAGGGCTCTGGGTGGAAGACTGGGGTCTAGAAATTACCGAAAGTATTCTGATTACTGAAAATGGCTGTGAAACCCTGGCTAATTTTCCGCGCCAGCTGTTTGTTAAGTAG
- a CDS encoding DUF3422 domain-containing protein: MHAQHTALHNELHARPPIYFEGPACLHHYAFTLEGDDVTTLLNRLAELTEATVTPDQVQQIVSCQGCLVKWERHTEFFTLTIKHDNNSNPRIWPTPPTFLARLLADVADQIISASVLRVETANRWAGSVEAYGLDQPAGSKVGGGDATVWSDFNLDDQQRNRLLMVNDNLDSYRLGRMARRLFDIETYRIMAMLALPEAKALSSELQHYETELSALSHQHAEQHTSPAEPLLNALTLLSAKLERCGVQTRQRFSATDAYANIVLARINELREERIGNYPRLGMFILRRFEPAVRYCDAMNRRVETLATSATRLNDLLRTRSQVEIERQNYKILQSLDARASSQLKIQKAVEGLSIIVISYYIFSLMKLGLESLRALGVTIEPNVAASVIAPLSALIIAILTWRIWKVKKH, translated from the coding sequence ATGCATGCTCAACACACGGCATTACATAACGAGCTTCACGCGCGGCCTCCCATCTATTTTGAGGGGCCTGCCTGTCTTCATCACTACGCTTTTACGCTTGAAGGCGATGACGTTACTACGTTGCTTAATCGCCTAGCAGAACTGACAGAGGCCACTGTCACTCCCGATCAGGTGCAACAAATAGTCAGTTGCCAGGGTTGCTTAGTCAAGTGGGAGCGGCACACCGAGTTTTTTACGCTAACCATTAAGCACGACAACAACAGCAACCCTCGCATTTGGCCAACACCGCCGACTTTTTTAGCCCGTTTACTCGCGGATGTTGCCGATCAAATAATCAGTGCCAGCGTATTACGCGTGGAAACCGCCAACCGTTGGGCAGGCAGTGTGGAAGCCTATGGATTAGACCAGCCAGCGGGCTCAAAGGTAGGCGGCGGAGATGCCACGGTTTGGAGCGACTTCAACCTGGATGATCAGCAAAGAAACCGATTGCTAATGGTTAACGATAATCTGGATAGCTATCGATTGGGCAGGATGGCGAGACGCTTATTTGATATTGAGACTTACCGCATAATGGCAATGCTGGCGCTACCGGAAGCCAAAGCACTCAGTAGCGAGTTACAACACTATGAAACTGAGCTGTCAGCGCTCTCTCATCAACACGCTGAACAGCACACCTCGCCTGCAGAACCGTTGCTCAATGCATTGACTCTGCTCTCGGCAAAACTCGAACGCTGCGGTGTACAAACTCGCCAACGATTTAGCGCGACTGATGCCTATGCCAACATCGTGTTGGCGCGCATTAATGAGCTGCGCGAGGAACGTATCGGCAATTATCCCCGGCTTGGCATGTTTATTTTACGTCGCTTTGAGCCTGCCGTGCGTTACTGCGATGCCATGAATCGCCGAGTAGAAACGCTGGCCACCAGCGCCACACGCTTAAACGACTTGTTGCGTACCCGCTCCCAGGTCGAAATCGAGAGGCAAAACTACAAAATTTTGCAGAGCTTAGATGCCCGTGCAAGCAGCCAACTAAAAATCCAAAAAGCCGTTGAAGGTCTCTCGATCATCGTCATCAGCTATTACATTTTCAGTTTAATGAAATTAGGGTTGGAAAGCTTAAGAGCACTCGGCGTCACTATCGAACCCAACGTCGCCGCCTCCGTTATAGCGCCACTGAGTGCACTGATTATCGCTATCCTAACCTGGCGAATTTGGAAGGTTAAAAAGCACTAG
- a CDS encoding 2-hydroxyacid dehydrogenase, translating to MKIVIHIDDSAQWQAALEKALPQATVLTSDAPEDERKNADYLAVWKAPEHLLKEQNQLKGIINLGAGVDYLLKTPGLPSGVPIVKLRDAGMAELMADYVLYGVLHFYRSMDRYAAQQQSASWKPQAVPEKTQWPVGVLGLGAIGSFVAAHLSQAGFPVLGWSRSPKEINGVCCLHGEQGLDELLGQVQSLVTILPDTAATEGILNAERLAKLPVGASVINPGRGSLIDEQALLDALGDRHKPGHLRGALLDVFCEEPLPTNHPLWQHPSVVVTPHMAAPTPLNDAIDQVIAYIKAFEAGESLATISPEAGY from the coding sequence ATGAAAATAGTCATCCATATTGATGATTCAGCCCAGTGGCAAGCTGCACTTGAGAAGGCGCTGCCCCAGGCCACTGTATTAACAAGTGACGCGCCTGAAGACGAACGAAAAAACGCCGACTACCTTGCCGTTTGGAAAGCGCCAGAGCATTTACTGAAGGAACAAAACCAGCTCAAGGGCATTATCAACCTGGGCGCGGGTGTTGATTACTTACTAAAAACACCCGGCCTTCCAAGCGGTGTTCCTATCGTGAAGTTACGTGATGCAGGCATGGCCGAACTCATGGCAGATTACGTACTATACGGCGTACTACACTTCTACCGCAGCATGGATCGCTACGCTGCTCAACAGCAGAGCGCCAGTTGGAAACCCCAAGCCGTGCCTGAAAAAACACAATGGCCAGTTGGCGTGTTAGGTCTTGGTGCAATCGGCAGTTTCGTAGCCGCACACTTGTCGCAAGCAGGGTTCCCCGTACTTGGCTGGAGCCGCTCACCTAAAGAGATTAACGGCGTATGCTGTCTGCATGGTGAACAGGGTCTTGATGAACTGCTTGGCCAAGTGCAGAGCCTAGTCACCATTTTGCCAGATACCGCAGCTACAGAAGGTATTCTTAACGCCGAGCGGTTAGCGAAATTACCTGTGGGCGCCAGCGTTATTAACCCCGGCCGCGGCAGTCTAATTGATGAACAGGCGTTGCTTGATGCACTCGGTGACAGGCATAAACCAGGACATCTGCGTGGTGCCCTGCTAGACGTTTTCTGTGAAGAGCCTCTTCCAACCAACCATCCCCTTTGGCAGCATCCAAGCGTGGTAGTAACGCCTCATATGGCAGCGCCTACACCACTCAATGACGCCATTGATCAAGTAATTGCGTATATTAAGGCATTTGAAGCGGGTGAATCGTTAGCAACGATTAGCCCAGAAGCGGGCTACTGA
- a CDS encoding alanine/glycine:cation symporter family protein, translated as MLDMLNELLWGKVLLVLLVGVGIGFTVASRFVQFRYFGQMFRILGSGQAFKRNKHGHLSSFQALVLSVAGRVGGGNIAGVAVAITLGGPGAIFWMWLVGLMGMATSFLECTLAQTYKEAEGDGTYRGGPAYYIVKGLGKQWRWLAAFYSVLLLLTFGFAFTALQSYAVATSFGDAFGVPVLYSGIALAMLVGLIIFGGIKRIARISEYLVPFMAVSYIAIALLVIAMNIGEIPDVITLIVKSAFGLEPLIGGGIGAAIMMGLKRGLFSNEAGLGSAPNVAAVAYVPHPANQGIVQAFSVFIDTVIICSATAFLILLSGVYDPAAGAGVEGIALTQAALADHVGEWGRTFVSLALLLFAFSTILYNYYLGENSLNFFSRDNQNLFNAFRVAIVLLVCWGATTDLGTVFGFADVTMGLLAVVNLVALILLFKCGLRILNDYDSQRRQGIKQPIFDANQHPDLELDPKAWELEPEEAEALKQRLESAPAK; from the coding sequence ATGCTTGATATGCTCAATGAGCTCCTCTGGGGAAAGGTACTGCTAGTGCTGCTAGTAGGCGTTGGCATCGGTTTTACCGTTGCTTCCCGCTTTGTGCAGTTTCGCTATTTCGGCCAAATGTTTCGCATATTGGGGTCGGGTCAGGCCTTTAAGCGTAATAAACATGGCCACTTAAGTTCGTTTCAGGCACTTGTTCTATCAGTGGCGGGGCGCGTGGGTGGCGGTAATATTGCTGGCGTAGCGGTCGCGATTACGCTAGGTGGTCCAGGGGCTATTTTCTGGATGTGGCTAGTGGGCCTGATGGGGATGGCGACTAGTTTTTTAGAATGTACCCTTGCGCAGACCTACAAAGAAGCGGAAGGCGATGGCACTTATCGTGGTGGCCCGGCGTACTACATTGTTAAAGGGTTAGGCAAACAGTGGCGCTGGCTGGCAGCGTTTTACTCTGTGTTATTGCTGTTAACCTTTGGTTTTGCCTTTACCGCACTACAATCGTATGCGGTAGCGACCTCGTTTGGTGACGCCTTCGGTGTGCCGGTGCTTTACAGCGGCATTGCCCTGGCCATGCTGGTCGGGCTGATTATTTTTGGTGGTATCAAGCGTATTGCGCGTATCTCAGAGTATCTAGTGCCTTTTATGGCGGTCAGCTATATCGCCATTGCGCTGTTGGTCATCGCCATGAACATTGGTGAAATTCCCGACGTTATAACGCTAATCGTAAAAAGTGCGTTCGGCCTTGAACCGCTGATTGGTGGCGGTATTGGTGCGGCCATTATGATGGGCTTGAAGCGTGGCCTGTTTTCTAACGAAGCGGGTCTGGGCAGTGCGCCTAATGTGGCGGCGGTTGCTTACGTACCGCACCCAGCTAACCAAGGTATCGTGCAGGCGTTTTCGGTGTTCATCGATACCGTGATTATCTGCTCGGCCACGGCGTTTTTGATTCTGCTCAGCGGTGTGTACGACCCGGCCGCAGGTGCTGGCGTTGAAGGTATCGCCCTCACCCAAGCGGCGCTTGCCGACCATGTAGGCGAATGGGGTCGCACCTTTGTTAGCCTCGCGCTGCTGTTGTTTGCGTTCAGTACTATTTTGTACAACTACTACCTGGGCGAGAACAGCCTCAATTTCTTTAGCCGCGATAACCAGAATCTGTTTAACGCTTTCCGTGTCGCCATTGTATTGCTGGTGTGCTGGGGGGCGACCACAGATCTTGGCACTGTGTTCGGATTTGCCGATGTCACCATGGGCCTTCTGGCGGTGGTTAACCTCGTGGCACTGATTCTGTTGTTCAAGTGCGGCCTACGCATCCTTAACGATTACGATAGCCAGCGTCGCCAGGGCATCAAGCAGCCAATTTTCGATGCCAATCAACACCCAGATCTTGAGCTAGATCCGAAAGCCTGGGAGCTAGAGCCTGAAGAGGCCGAAGCGTTAAAGCAGCGTCTAGAAAGCGCGCCTGCTAAGTAA
- a CDS encoding nucleoside recognition domain-containing protein, with protein sequence MLNGIWLSFFIAAFAASLWQWLVGGDSEVFARLVQSLFDMASVSVDIILVLLGTMTLWLGFLSIAEKAGMIRLLGRVLDPLFSRLMPEVPRDHPAMGLISMNFAANILGLDNAATPIGIKAMQSLQSLNPSRDTASNAQILFLVLNTSSLTLLPVTIFIYRAQQGAAEPTLVFLPILLATSASSLAGLLAVSLMQRLKLWQPVVLAYLVAAAFALGLLITTLAGMSAQALAAASTLVGNLTLFTIVMMFLVVGALRGVRVYDAFIEGAKEGVSFTVTLLPYLIAMLVAVGVLRASGVLDAGLSGIRWLVEGVGWDTRFVDALPTAFVKPLSGSGSRAMMIETMNNFGVDSFPGLLAATLQGSTETTFYVLAVYFGAVGVTRIRHGLGCALIADAAGIITAIAVCYWFFG encoded by the coding sequence ATGCTAAACGGAATTTGGTTAAGCTTTTTCATTGCTGCGTTTGCAGCCTCGTTATGGCAGTGGTTAGTCGGTGGCGATAGTGAGGTTTTTGCTCGCTTAGTGCAGTCGCTGTTCGATATGGCAAGCGTCAGCGTCGATATTATTTTAGTGCTGTTAGGCACAATGACGCTTTGGTTAGGCTTTCTTTCGATTGCTGAAAAGGCAGGCATGATTCGCTTACTAGGACGCGTGCTTGACCCGCTGTTTTCCCGCCTAATGCCAGAAGTGCCCCGTGATCACCCTGCCATGGGGCTAATTAGTATGAACTTTGCGGCCAACATTCTAGGTTTAGATAACGCCGCCACCCCCATTGGCATTAAAGCCATGCAATCGCTACAAAGTCTCAACCCAAGCCGCGATACCGCCAGCAACGCACAAATTCTATTTTTAGTGCTTAACACGTCATCACTGACACTGCTCCCCGTCACGATCTTCATTTATCGTGCTCAGCAAGGGGCGGCAGAGCCTACCCTGGTCTTTCTGCCGATTCTGTTGGCTACCAGCGCCTCCAGCCTAGCAGGGCTTCTGGCCGTCTCACTTATGCAGCGCTTAAAGCTTTGGCAACCTGTGGTGCTGGCTTATTTGGTCGCTGCAGCGTTTGCCTTGGGATTATTAATCACCACACTGGCGGGCATGTCAGCCCAGGCATTAGCGGCTGCTTCAACATTGGTGGGCAACCTAACGTTATTCACTATTGTCATGATGTTTTTAGTGGTTGGCGCACTGCGTGGTGTGAGGGTGTATGACGCCTTTATTGAAGGAGCAAAAGAAGGTGTCAGTTTTACGGTCACCCTGCTGCCGTATCTTATTGCCATGTTGGTGGCGGTTGGCGTACTACGTGCCAGCGGCGTTCTAGACGCAGGGCTGAGTGGCATCCGCTGGTTGGTGGAAGGCGTTGGCTGGGATACACGCTTCGTAGATGCGCTGCCTACGGCCTTTGTAAAACCCCTCTCTGGTAGCGGCTCGCGGGCCATGATGATCGAGACAATGAATAACTTTGGTGTCGACAGCTTTCCTGGCCTGCTGGCCGCTACCCTGCAAGGCAGCACCGAGACGACTTTCTACGTTCTAGCGGTCTATTTTGGCGCAGTCGGCGTTACTCGTATTCGCCATGGCCTGGGCTGCGCGCTCATCGCTGACGCCGCGGGCATTATCACTGCCATCGCCGTCTGCTACTGGTTCTTTGGCTAA
- a CDS encoding Lrp/AsnC family transcriptional regulator has protein sequence MMKLDRYDLKILDILSRDGRITKSKLAEAINLSVSPCWERVKRLENAGVIEGYTARINADVLMPRNAVWVQIELKQHNAESFSRFEALVMQTPDATECVAVGGGVDYLVKFEVFSIDSYQRLIDSWLISDVGIERYFTYIVTKSVKRTEPGIGSNDFL, from the coding sequence ATGATGAAACTGGACCGTTATGATTTAAAAATTCTCGATATTCTCTCTCGAGATGGACGAATCACTAAGTCGAAGTTAGCTGAAGCCATCAACCTCTCGGTGAGTCCCTGCTGGGAGCGAGTGAAACGTCTGGAAAATGCGGGCGTTATCGAAGGATATACAGCGCGCATTAATGCCGATGTGTTAATGCCACGCAACGCCGTATGGGTGCAGATCGAGCTCAAACAGCACAATGCTGAGAGTTTTTCCCGCTTTGAAGCGTTAGTCATGCAAACGCCAGATGCCACAGAGTGCGTAGCGGTAGGTGGCGGTGTAGATTATCTGGTGAAGTTTGAAGTGTTTTCCATCGACAGTTATCAACGTTTGATCGATAGTTGGTTGATCTCCGATGTGGGAATAGAACGTTATTTCACCTATATCGTCACTAAGTCGGTCAAACGAACCGAGCCAGGTATTGGATCGAACGACTTTTTATAA